One part of the Agarivorans sp. Alg241-V36 genome encodes these proteins:
- a CDS encoding ABC transporter ATP-binding protein yields MASLSFKDLRKSYGKVEIVKGFDIEMSDGEFVVLLGASGCGKSTILRMVAGLETITSGQINMGDKCLNDVDPKDRDLAMVFQSYALYPHMTVYENIAFALKVQGVNKEEIKKSVEWAADMLQLTDYLNRKPKQLSGGQRQRVAMGRAMVRTPKLFLFDEPLSNLDAKLRGKMRAEIKDMHNKLGVTTLYVTHDQVEAMTLADRIVVMNKGVTAQIGTPYQVFTQPTNQFVAGFIGSPSMNMIPAKAKQVQGEWLLELVGQEIKAPEKFVGKLQEGQELTLGIRPNDIHLHEKQLEPSHVIAAKATFTDSELLGATMHVKAELGGQSIVIEAPAEHSKLPSALDIFLDATFVHLFDGETQESLAKP; encoded by the coding sequence ATGGCGTCACTGTCATTTAAAGATCTTCGTAAGAGTTACGGTAAGGTCGAAATCGTTAAAGGTTTCGATATAGAGATGAGTGATGGTGAATTTGTTGTATTACTCGGCGCGTCGGGTTGTGGTAAGTCAACCATCTTAAGAATGGTGGCGGGTTTAGAGACCATCACTTCGGGTCAGATTAACATGGGCGATAAATGCCTGAATGATGTTGACCCGAAGGATCGCGATTTAGCCATGGTATTTCAAAGCTACGCGCTTTACCCGCATATGACAGTGTACGAGAACATTGCCTTTGCGCTCAAGGTTCAAGGGGTTAACAAAGAAGAAATTAAGAAATCGGTAGAGTGGGCCGCCGATATGCTACAGCTAACTGATTACCTTAATCGTAAACCCAAGCAACTGTCTGGCGGCCAACGCCAGCGAGTAGCTATGGGACGCGCCATGGTGCGCACGCCTAAGCTGTTTTTGTTTGATGAACCACTGTCCAACCTAGACGCTAAATTACGTGGAAAAATGCGCGCTGAAATAAAAGACATGCACAATAAGTTGGGCGTCACCACTTTGTATGTAACCCATGATCAGGTTGAGGCAATGACCCTTGCTGATCGGATTGTGGTAATGAACAAAGGGGTTACCGCGCAAATCGGCACGCCTTACCAAGTATTTACCCAGCCAACAAACCAATTTGTTGCAGGCTTTATTGGTTCACCGTCGATGAATATGATCCCAGCCAAAGCAAAGCAGGTGCAGGGAGAGTGGCTATTAGAGTTAGTAGGTCAAGAAATTAAGGCGCCTGAGAAGTTTGTTGGGAAGTTACAAGAAGGCCAAGAGCTAACCTTGGGTATTCGCCCCAACGATATTCACTTGCACGAGAAACAGCTAGAACCAAGCCATGTGATTGCGGCTAAAGCTACTTTCACCGACAGTGAATTACTGGGGGCTACTATGCATGTTAAAGCCGAGCTAGGTGGGCAAAGCATTGTTATTGAAGCGCCGGCAGAGCACAGCAAATTACCCAGTGCATTAGACATCTTTTTAGATGCTACCTTTGTGCACTTGTTTGATGGTGAAACCCAAGAGTCTTTAGCTAAGCCTTAA
- a CDS encoding GH36-type glycosyl hydrolase domain-containing protein yields MNKQYGYFDDQNKEYVLTTPKTPIKWANYVGTLDFGGLVDTTGGTVVCKQDPALNRITKYIAQLPQSEFKGSTIYIRRETEQGYQLFSPFYTPCLEALDKFECRVGLSYTRWVVEAQGLQVDVKIFVPQGSSTLLQDIKVTNISQQNQVVDVAPVYEFTHFDALKQLVNADWVPQTMTLKAHAEDSGHVVLEQYAYMKRDSAVNYLSCNRPVDSWEGDRRAFLGDNEFGSWSKPLSLQEASLSNSECDRGDNVGALLVKLGELAPGQSERVITQLGQVPNLQDAEADIALYRNEQAVDQAFAELSGFWENYLDVMQVDTPDNAMNSMLNVHNPRQCHTTKNWSRYLSLYQLGYGARGIGFRDSSQDLIGVMAHMPQEAREFAERLLSVQLENGSAMHQYFPLTMEANEGDSREEPDCPDYYGDDHLWIVLTVAQYLKETGDLAFLDKPITYYSKTLELADRSQGSVYEHLLKSIDFTWNNIGEHGLPLLGFADWNDTVNLPSGAESLFVANLFGKALKELIDIATAIDDKANLELLNGYYQEMKQRVNQHAWDGEWWVRYFTNEGEPIGSHKNQHGSLYTNGQSWPVISGFAEGDRMLAGLDAVNHKLNTKYGIMLSGPGYNGFDPQLGGVSTYPPGAKENGGIFLHSNPWVMMAETIAGNGDRAFEYYNQINPAFHNDNLDVFQSEPYCYPQNILGNEHKQFGMGRNAWLSGTSAWTYVAGTQYILGIKPTLAGLEVDPCIPKAWPSFSVKRRYRGAQYNITVSNPQGVSSGVASIKVNGEAISGKLLPVFTDGEHQVEVVLG; encoded by the coding sequence ATGAACAAGCAATACGGTTACTTCGATGACCAAAACAAAGAGTACGTACTCACTACACCAAAAACGCCGATCAAATGGGCTAACTACGTTGGCACGCTAGACTTTGGCGGCCTAGTTGACACCACCGGTGGCACAGTAGTGTGTAAGCAAGATCCGGCCTTAAACCGCATCACCAAGTACATTGCTCAGCTGCCTCAGTCTGAATTCAAGGGTTCTACCATTTACATTCGCCGTGAAACCGAGCAGGGCTACCAGCTATTTTCTCCGTTTTATACGCCGTGTTTAGAAGCCTTAGACAAGTTTGAATGTCGAGTAGGTTTATCTTACACCCGCTGGGTTGTAGAAGCGCAAGGCCTACAAGTTGACGTAAAAATCTTTGTACCACAAGGCTCTAGCACCCTATTACAAGACATTAAAGTAACTAACATTAGCCAACAAAACCAAGTGGTTGACGTAGCACCGGTGTATGAGTTCACCCACTTCGACGCATTAAAGCAGTTAGTTAACGCTGACTGGGTTCCGCAAACCATGACCCTAAAAGCGCACGCTGAAGATAGCGGCCATGTGGTGTTAGAACAATACGCCTACATGAAACGCGATAGCGCAGTTAACTACCTAAGCTGTAACCGCCCTGTGGATTCATGGGAAGGGGATCGTCGGGCATTTCTTGGCGATAACGAGTTTGGTTCTTGGTCTAAGCCTTTATCTTTACAAGAAGCTAGCCTAAGTAACTCTGAATGTGACCGAGGTGATAACGTTGGTGCCTTGTTGGTTAAGCTGGGCGAACTAGCTCCAGGACAATCTGAGCGCGTCATCACCCAGCTGGGCCAAGTACCTAACTTGCAAGACGCTGAAGCTGATATTGCTTTATACCGTAACGAACAAGCAGTTGATCAAGCATTTGCTGAGCTAAGTGGCTTTTGGGAAAACTACCTTGATGTGATGCAGGTAGACACTCCAGACAACGCTATGAACTCAATGCTCAACGTGCACAACCCACGTCAATGTCATACCACTAAAAACTGGTCACGCTACTTGTCGCTTTACCAGCTAGGTTATGGTGCTCGTGGCATTGGCTTCCGTGACTCCTCACAAGATTTAATCGGCGTAATGGCACACATGCCGCAAGAAGCACGCGAGTTTGCCGAGCGCTTGCTGTCGGTTCAGCTAGAGAATGGTTCGGCCATGCACCAGTACTTCCCACTCACCATGGAAGCCAACGAAGGTGACTCTCGTGAAGAGCCTGATTGCCCAGATTACTATGGTGATGACCACTTATGGATTGTGCTTACTGTTGCGCAATACTTAAAAGAAACAGGCGATTTAGCCTTCTTAGACAAACCGATTACCTACTACAGCAAAACCTTAGAGCTAGCCGATCGCAGCCAAGGCAGTGTTTACGAACACCTACTAAAATCCATTGATTTTACTTGGAATAACATTGGCGAACATGGCCTACCGCTTTTAGGGTTTGCCGACTGGAATGACACGGTTAACCTACCTAGCGGCGCGGAATCTTTATTTGTTGCCAACCTATTTGGTAAGGCGCTTAAAGAGCTAATCGACATTGCGACAGCTATCGACGATAAAGCCAACCTGGAATTGCTAAATGGCTACTACCAAGAAATGAAGCAACGGGTTAATCAACATGCTTGGGATGGTGAATGGTGGGTACGCTACTTTACCAATGAAGGCGAGCCAATTGGCTCTCATAAAAACCAGCACGGTAGCTTGTATACCAATGGCCAATCTTGGCCGGTGATTTCAGGCTTTGCCGAAGGCGACCGCATGTTGGCCGGCTTAGATGCAGTGAATCACAAACTTAATACAAAGTACGGCATTATGCTATCAGGCCCTGGCTACAACGGCTTTGATCCTCAGCTTGGAGGGGTAAGTACTTACCCACCGGGAGCTAAAGAAAATGGCGGCATTTTCTTACACTCTAACCCTTGGGTAATGATGGCTGAAACCATTGCTGGCAACGGTGACCGAGCGTTTGAATACTACAACCAAATTAACCCGGCCTTCCATAACGATAACTTGGATGTGTTCCAATCTGAACCTTATTGTTACCCGCAAAACATACTAGGTAATGAGCACAAACAATTTGGTATGGGACGTAATGCTTGGTTATCTGGTACTTCTGCCTGGACCTATGTAGCGGGAACCCAATACATACTGGGCATTAAACCTACCTTAGCAGGTCTTGAGGTTGACCCTTGTATTCCTAAAGCTTGGCCAAGCTTTAGCGTGAAACGTCGCTACCGTGGCGCTCAATACAATATCACTGTGAGCAATCCACAGGGTGTTAGCTCAGGTGTGGCAAGCATTAAGGTTAACGGTGAAGCGATTAGCGGTAAGCTGCTTCCGGTATTTACTGACGGAGAACATCAGGTTGAAGTGGTGCTAGGCTAA
- a CDS encoding GH116 family glycosyl hydrolase: MLHRYTAQSSYHGQVKHLMSPGLADEFIQPWYVPLSTTPADTGIALGGIGSAYTFTPAGTTPLLHMLPGLHLSDHQRDSLRLEDFYLSQTAADEQKLVIVNLSDFQQKQKFFALSKVEQAPLFTTDMNVEQQLATLQQLLGEPEFYQWNAANLQRWKVELSSKTQQLIDAANHSTQLNISWLLDFYDGALGLQQQSQQALIGDWESQQYNGVAAWPCEQIDYSALYPVAKQQFSGQQAIKVSKYHYSPVIPNHEDWAALPLSYTRVVLHNTSDKSQLFSLVRSLENLSGFQAIKQRPGVQDAACSLVRAANAQQAHATSWQTENSRHYAIEMTGKASPGVDFDGQSCISVSAPTQCCVSAKPYFYSNTSSQQIAGALASGRFAQAVDRGIYSGRELSSSALCVSGELAPGESVEILFSLVLDFPHIQLPGLSSQKKYRQFYPEAQGRALAICKQAIEIEPQVQAALATVNQQLMPDACLDTLPMSTSGKAETRTLALNTLSFLAEATVWDEQDRFLVRECADYPFFNSLDVYFYGSFSLLQCFPRLDGAVMRHFSQAVLAENSIVRRHHEYVGLPHADLPNSKTEGPRAVRGAVIHDLGSPFDAKPDAYDWHNVKEWKDLAPKYILMLLRHYRFHSDKTLLQDCWEACQAAMHYLQAMVEPGQCFPLTRGTDDTFDNLSSHGISVYCGSLWIASLEAYASIAELLNKASIPQEYRYLASCARKQFQASLWDEKAGYFHFYVTPLQIGDIKESQREQLITSLLNSPFAQQMKLKQNSCSVELVEALNRWLTIPEPLELGELNPNLERLWVKHHGEQTWPIDAENPKPCRQLRKLALITLGDFWQQSWLDKLNLDSDDSFADQLLADSYCRMLQLPAVASEQQQRRALEYVYKHNYQINSARVGAANLVSRNGDTKEWDNFQAHDVWIGVQYSLVNAMAALGMQQQAADLLSACYRNLYLDARVPFAAPEGFNASCRFDTKQFDQLDDATAIELNKALIELGLLYADGRIAADIPRQLSEFKLRTATLCQQFQLDSQTLFYALHHTGLKYTAGRYFRPGMIFSLPLVTSNTKPEQHSA, encoded by the coding sequence ATGTTGCATCGTTACACCGCCCAATCCAGTTATCACGGCCAAGTTAAGCACTTGATGAGCCCAGGATTAGCGGATGAGTTTATTCAACCTTGGTACGTTCCTTTAAGTACTACACCGGCGGATACTGGCATTGCTTTAGGCGGTATTGGTAGTGCTTATACCTTTACTCCAGCAGGTACAACGCCTTTATTACATATGCTTCCCGGCTTGCATTTAAGCGACCACCAGCGCGATAGCCTGCGCTTGGAAGACTTCTACTTAAGCCAAACTGCAGCCGACGAGCAAAAACTAGTCATTGTTAACCTCAGCGATTTTCAGCAAAAACAAAAATTCTTTGCTTTAAGCAAGGTTGAACAAGCACCGCTATTTACCACCGACATGAATGTAGAGCAACAGCTTGCCACTCTTCAGCAGCTACTTGGTGAGCCAGAGTTTTATCAATGGAACGCGGCGAACTTACAGCGTTGGAAAGTAGAGTTATCTAGCAAAACTCAACAACTGATTGACGCGGCTAATCACAGCACTCAGTTGAATATAAGTTGGTTATTGGATTTCTACGATGGTGCTTTAGGGCTGCAACAGCAATCACAACAGGCCTTAATTGGCGACTGGGAGTCTCAGCAATATAACGGTGTCGCGGCTTGGCCTTGCGAACAAATAGACTACAGCGCACTTTATCCAGTGGCCAAACAACAGTTTAGCGGCCAACAAGCGATAAAAGTCAGCAAGTACCACTACAGTCCGGTTATTCCTAATCATGAAGATTGGGCAGCGCTGCCGCTTAGTTATACGCGGGTGGTACTGCACAATACCAGCGATAAGAGTCAGTTATTTAGTTTGGTAAGAAGCCTAGAAAATCTCAGCGGTTTTCAGGCCATTAAACAGCGCCCAGGGGTTCAGGATGCAGCTTGTAGCTTGGTGCGCGCAGCCAATGCTCAGCAGGCTCATGCCACCAGCTGGCAAACAGAAAATAGCCGCCACTACGCCATAGAAATGACTGGTAAAGCCAGCCCAGGTGTAGATTTTGATGGCCAAAGCTGTATCTCGGTATCAGCACCAACGCAGTGTTGTGTTAGCGCAAAACCATATTTTTATAGCAACACCAGCAGCCAACAAATTGCCGGCGCCCTCGCCAGCGGACGTTTCGCACAAGCAGTTGATCGTGGCATTTATAGCGGGCGCGAACTAAGCTCGAGTGCCTTATGTGTAAGTGGTGAGCTAGCTCCAGGTGAAAGTGTTGAGATCTTATTCTCACTGGTGCTCGACTTCCCACATATTCAATTACCCGGCTTAAGCAGCCAGAAAAAGTACCGCCAGTTCTACCCAGAAGCCCAAGGCCGCGCCTTAGCTATTTGTAAGCAAGCCATTGAAATAGAGCCTCAAGTGCAAGCCGCGCTTGCTACAGTGAATCAACAATTAATGCCCGATGCTTGCTTAGATACGCTGCCTATGTCCACCAGCGGCAAAGCTGAAACACGTACACTGGCGCTAAACACCCTATCATTTTTAGCTGAAGCTACAGTGTGGGATGAACAAGACCGCTTCTTAGTAAGAGAGTGTGCCGACTATCCTTTCTTCAATTCATTAGATGTTTACTTTTATGGTTCATTCTCGCTGTTACAGTGCTTCCCACGCTTAGATGGCGCAGTAATGCGTCACTTCTCACAGGCGGTATTGGCGGAAAACTCTATTGTGCGTCGTCACCACGAGTATGTAGGCCTGCCACATGCAGATTTACCCAATAGCAAAACCGAAGGCCCTCGCGCAGTGCGTGGTGCGGTGATTCATGATCTTGGCAGCCCCTTTGATGCCAAGCCCGACGCCTACGATTGGCACAACGTAAAAGAATGGAAAGATTTAGCACCAAAGTACATTTTGATGTTATTGCGTCATTATCGTTTTCACAGTGATAAGACCTTACTGCAAGATTGCTGGGAAGCTTGCCAAGCGGCAATGCATTACTTGCAAGCGATGGTTGAGCCAGGGCAGTGTTTTCCATTAACCCGAGGCACCGACGACACCTTTGATAATCTGTCGTCGCATGGTATTTCGGTATATTGCGGTTCATTGTGGATAGCCAGTTTAGAAGCTTATGCCAGCATTGCTGAACTGCTAAACAAAGCCAGTATTCCTCAGGAATACCGCTACCTTGCAAGCTGCGCACGCAAACAATTTCAAGCCAGTTTATGGGACGAAAAAGCTGGCTACTTCCACTTTTATGTCACGCCTTTGCAAATTGGTGACATAAAAGAAAGCCAGCGCGAGCAACTCATTACCAGCTTGCTCAACAGCCCATTTGCTCAACAGATGAAGCTTAAGCAAAACAGCTGCTCGGTGGAGTTGGTGGAAGCGCTTAACCGCTGGTTAACTATTCCAGAACCACTAGAACTGGGTGAGTTAAATCCAAACCTTGAACGGTTGTGGGTTAAACACCATGGTGAACAAACTTGGCCAATTGACGCCGAAAATCCGAAACCATGCCGCCAACTGCGTAAACTTGCACTGATTACGCTGGGCGATTTTTGGCAACAGTCATGGTTAGATAAACTAAACCTAGACAGCGATGACAGTTTTGCCGATCAGTTGTTGGCCGACAGTTACTGCCGGATGTTGCAACTGCCCGCCGTCGCTAGTGAGCAGCAACAGCGCCGCGCTCTAGAATACGTTTATAAACACAACTACCAAATAAACAGCGCGCGAGTAGGAGCCGCTAATTTAGTGAGCCGTAACGGCGACACTAAAGAGTGGGATAATTTCCAAGCCCACGATGTATGGATTGGCGTGCAGTATTCACTAGTCAATGCCATGGCCGCCTTGGGTATGCAACAGCAAGCGGCTGATTTACTCAGTGCCTGTTACCGCAATTTATATCTTGATGCTCGCGTTCCCTTTGCAGCGCCAGAGGGTTTTAACGCCAGCTGCCGTTTTGACACCAAGCAGTTTGACCAGCTTGATGATGCAACAGCGATTGAGCTTAACAAGGCACTTATTGAACTAGGCTTACTCTATGCCGACGGCCGAATCGCCGCCGATATTCCACGCCAGCTCAGCGAGTTTAAGCTGCGCACTGCCACTTTGTGTCAACAATTTCAGTTAGACAGCCAAACGCTGTTTTACGCCCTTCACCATACCGGATTGAAGTACACCGCTGGTCGTTACTTCCGCCCTGGAATGATCTTTTCCTTGCCCTTGGTGACTTCAAACACCAAGCCAGAACAGCATTCAGCTTAA